A single genomic interval of Littorina saxatilis isolate snail1 linkage group LG17, US_GU_Lsax_2.0, whole genome shotgun sequence harbors:
- the LOC138952220 gene encoding AT-rich interactive domain-containing protein 4B-like isoform X1: MDKFVPAFLPIGTEVSAKYRGAFCEAKVKKALKRVVMKVAVKESQQSLMIADEHLVTGVMKVGNGIEFKHPETSQVTDGVISKITDQSTYTVVFNDGDERTLRRTQLCLKGDKHFEESETLDNLPLSHPEHFGTPVLKKQKNARGRAGDSESEKEDSSSEDETKKREFYKNRHQELVGRVMLVEIVDKRKGALTPVLVVLPDAHPIELKNRDHLLVRSFRDMKYMAVNRKDLKDFSRDVAIKNEDKALKAAFERALLYYDNTELPINWNREQLLGPDEDEDDGADESSDDDEQCEEKDRFVAQLYKFMDDRGTPINKGPCIGNKDLNLYRLFRVVQNIGGYNKATNQMKWRLVYSKMGLPPSNSAAHQIKNAYKKYLHAFEDFYRKLGSSMGTISRPGRQSRQSSSRGILSFRDREKDSSPRSPRTEKPLPKEDKQNKEEEKSKPKVEETSISEETEDAGEHTPLEESDSEMVRRSTPRREKAQKEDPKSDKKEDQKNKKEEDKKEEAAKEDKKKDDKREERKSLRQSQKEEEKKDEHKIKKEEKEEKKEAKKDEGKVVRVLRKDLNEKEEDVKKEKEPEDQNQKDAQKKRVTRRKSNRVEEDKKEEDEKEEEEEKGDDKKKEKKEKEKKQPGSTKKEKPPTKKAEEEEIEVKEENKESEDESEEEASSSTEAPDQEDLPLGTKLKVRYGRGRNQKIYEAKIVEHGTDGPRRNYLVHYAGWNTRYDEWVKSDRIMAVVDRPEMTKLKRKSMGNKSPKGSSTPPLTKPETPPVVVKKRGRQPSVQQVPSPGGTPTTKAASSPIPSGEPKTPKGKAVTTGSGSASKTRSTRSNSTEIKPDSVTPSTSKHRITRRSSGVGDSVGDFAAGDGEGNFESDMESEAAPPSGAGDITSEREEEEDTKESELDISMEEQQEEPAPPKESDLETKPLPTQEEESSKSKAEVSNTKQNKVESEPQPQSLPLPEMSIPKETSSLPELALHSVDVAAAAKESVEHVAEPAKEVPQKQEPLVTATEEEKKEAEKEESTSQPDTVNEEAGAKEEPNVVAEDTASPAPTPAPALVEKPEATKAPPADDPTIPHLKKIDDLPSPNEKKEKEKNKFSKKLGRESKKGRQNEMRTSLSEIPTLEPMTTPPEAKQPPASDITPSPYDFNDADVESPSPWQPEITKKWEPSSKPLPLFRDIKMELKKSLETEKKKVKKKVKKAAEEATKEGESAQSVTESPTKLNEKKLKDLASSGDLSEKPPPKKKGRKKKMVDGEAIKPDVSSYEETVNSVVESLKADEYVHIPLPPSLEPKEEKPVKKRKSKVLDSASPAKGEEKDADISKKEPGKAGKGLKGKVGRKKKDAKASDSAMDHSADPVPLPFSSFDSQNAVSQPQQDKTPSAQLLEPVAAKQPRVEAELPLLSSSSSPFGACAPGFGTVDPQAGPSGLQILSMASIRPLPSTSDTPGSGSGERLAPSLEGRNEVVKQAGAEPRADFAGDVPRAPCGGGVGNTVLDNTPPTTPENDLDEANSASSSCEGHDHLKEDLFSLDSGERTSKGGSESPPGCDFSLSSTSSENLPSSSSGVQCGGKPLQSSETVSTKRKQKDDSAAPAKKRKKLASRTTRGDRSKKPPKFGDDDSQSRSPFHQNGDSMSGLPSQGSVSDTLKNSTPRPQKFHFADDLGEYLKGESRIQFLLDKMKEVRKVYQGIKSEIAGIDRKRKRARRREKERESSQASAGERDAS, from the exons ATG GATAAATTTGTGCCAGCCTTTTTGCCCATTGGGACGGAAGTGAGCGCAAAGTACAGAGGTGCATTTTGTGAGGCTAAGGTCAAGAAGGCGCTCAAGCGCGTGGTTATGAAG GTTGCTGTAAAAGAATCGCAGCAGTCCCTGATGATTGCGGATGAGCATTTAGTCACAGGGGTAATGAAG GTTGGCAATGGGATTGAGTTCAAGCACCCTGAAACTAGCCAGGTGACGGACGGGGTCATCAGCAAAATCACCGATCAGAGTACATACACTGTCG TGTTCAATGATGGTGATGAACGAACCCTGCGAAGAACTCAGTTGTGTTTGAAGGGCGACAAGCATTTTGAGGAGAGTGAG ACTTTGGACAACCTGCCCTTGTCCCATCCAGAACACTTCGGTACACCTGTGTTGAAAAAGCAGAAGAATGCACGCGGCAGAGCTGG TGATTCTGAGTCTGAGAAGGAAGACAGCAGTTCAGAGGATGAAACCAAAAAGCGTGAATTTTACAAGAACCGCCATCAAGAGCTGGTTGGTCGAGTGATGCTGGTGGAGATCGTAGACAAGCGTAAAGGAGCTTTGACCCCAGTCCTTGTTGTACTGCCGGATGCCCATCCCATTGAGCTGAAGAACCGTGACCACCTCTTGGTTCGATCCTTCAGGGATATGAAATA CATGGCTGTGAACCGCAAGGATCTGAAGGATTTCTCTCGAGATGTTGCCATTAAGAATGAAGACAAAGCTTTGAAAGCCG CCTTTGAGAGAGCTCTGCTGTACTATGACAACACAGAGCTGCCTATCAACTGGAATCGAGAGCAGCTACTGGGTcctgatgaagatgaagatgatggtgCTGACGAG TCATCTGATGATGACGAACAGTGTGAGGAGAAGGACAGATTTGTGGCTCAACTTTACAAGTTCATGGATGATCGAG GCACTCCAATCAACAAAGGCCCATGTATTGGCAACAAGGATCTCAACTTGTATCGCCTGTTCAGAGTAGTGCAGAACATTGGAGGATATAATAAG GCCACGAATCAGATGAAATGGAGACTGGTCTATTCCAAAATGGGTCTTCCTCCCTCCAACTCGGCTGCACATCAGATCAAAAATGCCTACAAAAa GTATTTACATGCCTTTGAGGATTTCTACCGCAAACTTGGAAGCAGCATGGGCACTATCAGCAGGCCTGGACGACAAAGTCGGCAGAGCTCCAGTCGAGGGATACTGtcttttcgtgatcgtgaaaaggACTCGTCCCCTCGCTCTCCCCGCACTGAGAAACCTTTGCCCAAAGAAGACAAG CAGAACAAAGAAGAGGAAAAATCAAAGCCCAAAGTAGAGGAGACAAGTATCTCTGAAGAAACGGAAGACGCCGGAGAACATACCCCACTGGAAGAGTCCGACTCAGAAATGGTGCGCCGTTCAACGCCGCGTAGAGAGAAGGCACAGAAGGAGGACCCTAAGTCAGACAAGAAggaagaccagaagaacaagaaggagGAAGACAAGAAAGAGGAAGCTGCCAAAGAggacaagaagaaagacgacAAGCGAGAAGAGCGCAAGTCCCTCCGACAAAGCCAGAAAGAAGAGGAGAAGAAAGATGAGCACAAGATCAAGAAAGAGGAAAAGGAAGAGAAGAAGGAGGCAAAGAAGGATGAAGGGAAGGTGGTGAGAGTGCTCAGGAAGGATCTGAACGAGAAGGAAGAGGAtgtgaagaaggagaaggaaccTGAAGATCAGAACCAGAAAGATGCCCAGAAAAAAAGG GTAACTCGTCGCAAATCCAACCGCGTTGAAGAGgacaagaaagaagaagatgagaaagaagaggaagaggaaaaaGGCGatgacaaaaagaaagagaagaaggaaAAGGAGAAGAAGCAGCCAGGCAGCACCAAGAAAGAAAAGCCCCCAACAAAGAAAGCAGAGGAAGAAGAGATTGAAGTTAAAGAAGAGAACAAAGA GTCTGAAGATGAAAGTGAAGAGGAAGCTTCTAGCTCTACTGAGGCCCCTGATCAGGAAGATTTGCCTTTGGGCACCAAGCTCAAAGTTCGTTACGGTCGTGGCAGGAATCAGAAAATCTATGAAGCAAAG attGTGGAGCATGGCACAGACGGCCCACGCAGAAACTACCTTGTGCACTATGCTGGTTGGAACACAAG GTATGATGAGTGGGTGAAATCAGATCGCATCATGGCTGTGGTGGACAGGCCAGAGATGACCAAGCTGAAAAGGAAGAGCATGGGCAACAAGTCACCAAAG GGGTCTTCCACACCTCCTCTCACGAAACCTGAGACTCCACCTGTGGTTGTGAAGAAACGGGGCCGCCAACCTTCAGTACAGCAAGTACCATCACCAGGAGGCACTCCCACCACAAAAGCGGCATCGTCTCCCATCCCCAGCGGTGAACCCAAGACTCCAAAGGGCAAGGCTGTGACAACAGGGTCCGGTTCTGCATCAAAGACCAGATCAACACGCTCCAACAGCACTGAGATCAAGCCGGATTCTGTTACGCCCA GTACATCTAAACACCGCATCACAAGGCGGAGTTCGGGGGTGGGTGACTCAGTGGGTGACTTTGCTGCCG GTGATGGTGAGGGAAACTTCGAGTCTGACATGGAGTCAGAAGCTGCCCCACCTTCTGGCGCGGGGGACATCACCTCAGAgcgagaggaggaggaggatacCAAAGAATCAGAACTGGACATCAGTATGGAGGAGCAACAAGAGGAGCCTGCTCCCCCCAAAGAATCGGACCTGGAGACTAAACCCTTACCCACCCAGGAGGAGGAGTCGAGTAAATCAAAGGCAGAAGTTTCCAACACAAAGCAGAACAAGGTGGAAAGCGAACCCCAGCCACAAAGCCTTCCTCTGCCTGAAATGAGCATACCCAAGGAAACGTCATCTCTTCCAGAACTGGCGCTACATTCTGTGGACGTCGCAGCAGCTGCAAAAGAGAGTGTTGAGCATGTCGCAGAACCTGCTAAAGAAGTCCCCCAAAAGCAAGAGCCACTTGTGACTGCGACAGAGGAAGAGAAGAAAGAGGCGGAAAAGGAGGAGTCGACATCTCAACCAGACACAGTGAATGAAGAAGCTGGGGCGAAAGAGGAGCCAAACGTTGTTGCTGAAGATACAGCAAGTCCGGCTCCTACACCTGCCCCGGCTTTAGTAGAGAAACCTGAGGCAACGAAAGCCCCACCTGCAGACGATCCCACCATCCCTCATTTGAAGAAAATAGACGACCTTCCTTCTCCCAATgaaaagaaggagaaggaaaagAACAAGTTCAGCAAGAAGCTCGGTCGTGAGTCCAAGAAGGGCCGTCAGAACGAGATGCGCACTTCGCTGTCAGAAATTCCCACCTTGGAACCCATGACAACACCCCCGGAAGCAAAGCAACCCCCAGCGTCTGATATCACTCCCTCCCCCTATGACTTCAATGATGCGGATGTGGAATCTCCGTCCCCCTGGCAGCCTGAGATCACCAAGAAGTGGGAGCCAAGCAGCAAGCCTCTTCCCCTCTTCCGCGACATTAAGATGGAGTTGAAGAAAAGCCTGGagacggagaagaagaaggtgaagaaaaaagtgaaaaagGCAGCAGAAGAAGCCACAAAAGAGGGGGAGAGTGCACAGTCTGTGACAGAATCTCCAACAAAACTAAACGAGAAGAAATTAAAAGACTTGGCATCATCAGGAGACCTGTCGGAAAAACCGCCACCGAAAAAGAAAGGTCGCAAGAAGAAAATGGTGGATGGGGAGGCAATTAAGCCTGACGTCAGTTCTTACGAAGAAACAGTCAACAGTGTGGTGGAGTCCTTGAAAGCGGATGAGTATGTGCATATTCCTCTTCCACCATCGTTAGAGCCCAAGGAAGAAAAGCCCGTCaaaaagaggaaaagcaaggtgTTAGACTCTGCCTCTCCTGCTAAAGGGGAGGAAAAGGACGCTGATATTAGTAAGAAGGAGCCCGGAAAAGCTGGTAAAGGACTAAAAGGGAAAGTAGGGCGGAAGAAAAAGGACGCAAAAGCTTCTGACAGTGCCATGGATCACAGTGCCGACCCCGTTCCCTTACCCTTCTCGTCATTTGATTCTCAGAACGCTGTGAGCCAGCCACAGCAGGACAAGACACCAAGTGCACAGCTCTTAGAACCTGTGGCTGCTAAGCAGCCTCGTGTGGAAGCTGAGCTTCcgttattatcatcatcgtcttcTCCGTTTGGTGCTTGTGCACCAGGATTCGGTACAGTTGACCCCCAAGCAGGCCCCTCAGGCTTGCAAATTCTCAGCATGGCTTCCATTCGGCCATTGCCCAGCACTTCAGATACCCCAGGTAGTGGGTCAGGTGAAAGGTTAGCCCCGTCGTTAGAAGGCCGCAATGAGGTGGTGAAACAGGCCGGGGCAGAGCCTCGTGCGGACTTTGCAGGGGATGTGCCCAGAGCACCCTGCGGTGGCGGTGTGGGCAATACAGTACTAGACAACACTCCCCCGACCACACCAGAGAACGATCTGGACGAAGCCAACTCTGCCTCCTCTTCCTGCGAAGGTCACGATCATCTCAAGGAGGACTTGTTCAGTTTAGATTCCGGGGAAAGGACTTCCAAAGGGGGCAGCGAGTCCCCGCCCGGTTGTGACTTTAGCTTGAGTAGCACGTCCAGTGAGAACCTGCCCTCCAGCAGTAGCGGTGTCCAGTGCGGCGGGAAACCCTTGCAGTCGTCGGAAACGGTCAGCACCAAGAGGAAACAGAAGGACGACAGTGCTGCTCCGGCCAAAAAGAGGAAGAAGCTTGCTAGCAGGACCACCAGGGGAGACCGCAGCAAGAAGCCACCCAAGT TTGGAGATGATGACTCGCAGAGTCGTTCACCTTTCCATCAGAATGGTGACAGTATGAGCGGCCTGCCTTCACAAGGGAGTGTCAGTGATACCCTCAAGAATTCTACACCACGCCCACAGAAGTTCCACTTTGCGGACG ACCTTGGAGAGTACCTCAAGGGAGAGTCACGCATCCAGTTTCTGTTGGACAAAATGAAGGAGGTTCGCAAGGTTTACCAGGGCATCAAATCTGAAATTGCGGGCATTGATCGCAAACGGAAGCGAGCTCGGCGCAgggaaaaggagagagaaa GCTCCCAAGCATCAGCCGGTGAAAGAGATGCGTCCTGA
- the LOC138952220 gene encoding AT-rich interactive domain-containing protein 4B-like isoform X2, producing MDKFVPAFLPIGTEVSAKYRGAFCEAKVKKALKRVVMKVAVKESQQSLMIADEHLVTGVMKVGNGIEFKHPETSQVTDGVISKITDQSTYTVVFNDGDERTLRRTQLCLKGDKHFEESETLDNLPLSHPEHFGTPVLKKQKNARGRAGDSESEKEDSSSEDETKKREFYKNRHQELVGRVMLVEIVDKRKGALTPVLVVLPDAHPIELKNRDHLLVRSFRDMKYMAVNRKDLKDFSRDVAIKNEDKALKAAFERALLYYDNTELPINWNREQLLGPDEDEDDGADESSDDDEQCEEKDRFVAQLYKFMDDRGTPINKGPCIGNKDLNLYRLFRVVQNIGGYNKATNQMKWRLVYSKMGLPPSNSAAHQIKNAYKKYLHAFEDFYRKLGSSMGTISRPGRQSRQSSSRGILSFRDREKDSSPRSPRTEKPLPKEDKNKEEEKSKPKVEETSISEETEDAGEHTPLEESDSEMVRRSTPRREKAQKEDPKSDKKEDQKNKKEEDKKEEAAKEDKKKDDKREERKSLRQSQKEEEKKDEHKIKKEEKEEKKEAKKDEGKVVRVLRKDLNEKEEDVKKEKEPEDQNQKDAQKKRVTRRKSNRVEEDKKEEDEKEEEEEKGDDKKKEKKEKEKKQPGSTKKEKPPTKKAEEEEIEVKEENKESEDESEEEASSSTEAPDQEDLPLGTKLKVRYGRGRNQKIYEAKIVEHGTDGPRRNYLVHYAGWNTRYDEWVKSDRIMAVVDRPEMTKLKRKSMGNKSPKGSSTPPLTKPETPPVVVKKRGRQPSVQQVPSPGGTPTTKAASSPIPSGEPKTPKGKAVTTGSGSASKTRSTRSNSTEIKPDSVTPSTSKHRITRRSSGVGDSVGDFAAGDGEGNFESDMESEAAPPSGAGDITSEREEEEDTKESELDISMEEQQEEPAPPKESDLETKPLPTQEEESSKSKAEVSNTKQNKVESEPQPQSLPLPEMSIPKETSSLPELALHSVDVAAAAKESVEHVAEPAKEVPQKQEPLVTATEEEKKEAEKEESTSQPDTVNEEAGAKEEPNVVAEDTASPAPTPAPALVEKPEATKAPPADDPTIPHLKKIDDLPSPNEKKEKEKNKFSKKLGRESKKGRQNEMRTSLSEIPTLEPMTTPPEAKQPPASDITPSPYDFNDADVESPSPWQPEITKKWEPSSKPLPLFRDIKMELKKSLETEKKKVKKKVKKAAEEATKEGESAQSVTESPTKLNEKKLKDLASSGDLSEKPPPKKKGRKKKMVDGEAIKPDVSSYEETVNSVVESLKADEYVHIPLPPSLEPKEEKPVKKRKSKVLDSASPAKGEEKDADISKKEPGKAGKGLKGKVGRKKKDAKASDSAMDHSADPVPLPFSSFDSQNAVSQPQQDKTPSAQLLEPVAAKQPRVEAELPLLSSSSSPFGACAPGFGTVDPQAGPSGLQILSMASIRPLPSTSDTPGSGSGERLAPSLEGRNEVVKQAGAEPRADFAGDVPRAPCGGGVGNTVLDNTPPTTPENDLDEANSASSSCEGHDHLKEDLFSLDSGERTSKGGSESPPGCDFSLSSTSSENLPSSSSGVQCGGKPLQSSETVSTKRKQKDDSAAPAKKRKKLASRTTRGDRSKKPPKFGDDDSQSRSPFHQNGDSMSGLPSQGSVSDTLKNSTPRPQKFHFADDLGEYLKGESRIQFLLDKMKEVRKVYQGIKSEIAGIDRKRKRARRREKERESSQASAGERDAS from the exons ATG GATAAATTTGTGCCAGCCTTTTTGCCCATTGGGACGGAAGTGAGCGCAAAGTACAGAGGTGCATTTTGTGAGGCTAAGGTCAAGAAGGCGCTCAAGCGCGTGGTTATGAAG GTTGCTGTAAAAGAATCGCAGCAGTCCCTGATGATTGCGGATGAGCATTTAGTCACAGGGGTAATGAAG GTTGGCAATGGGATTGAGTTCAAGCACCCTGAAACTAGCCAGGTGACGGACGGGGTCATCAGCAAAATCACCGATCAGAGTACATACACTGTCG TGTTCAATGATGGTGATGAACGAACCCTGCGAAGAACTCAGTTGTGTTTGAAGGGCGACAAGCATTTTGAGGAGAGTGAG ACTTTGGACAACCTGCCCTTGTCCCATCCAGAACACTTCGGTACACCTGTGTTGAAAAAGCAGAAGAATGCACGCGGCAGAGCTGG TGATTCTGAGTCTGAGAAGGAAGACAGCAGTTCAGAGGATGAAACCAAAAAGCGTGAATTTTACAAGAACCGCCATCAAGAGCTGGTTGGTCGAGTGATGCTGGTGGAGATCGTAGACAAGCGTAAAGGAGCTTTGACCCCAGTCCTTGTTGTACTGCCGGATGCCCATCCCATTGAGCTGAAGAACCGTGACCACCTCTTGGTTCGATCCTTCAGGGATATGAAATA CATGGCTGTGAACCGCAAGGATCTGAAGGATTTCTCTCGAGATGTTGCCATTAAGAATGAAGACAAAGCTTTGAAAGCCG CCTTTGAGAGAGCTCTGCTGTACTATGACAACACAGAGCTGCCTATCAACTGGAATCGAGAGCAGCTACTGGGTcctgatgaagatgaagatgatggtgCTGACGAG TCATCTGATGATGACGAACAGTGTGAGGAGAAGGACAGATTTGTGGCTCAACTTTACAAGTTCATGGATGATCGAG GCACTCCAATCAACAAAGGCCCATGTATTGGCAACAAGGATCTCAACTTGTATCGCCTGTTCAGAGTAGTGCAGAACATTGGAGGATATAATAAG GCCACGAATCAGATGAAATGGAGACTGGTCTATTCCAAAATGGGTCTTCCTCCCTCCAACTCGGCTGCACATCAGATCAAAAATGCCTACAAAAa GTATTTACATGCCTTTGAGGATTTCTACCGCAAACTTGGAAGCAGCATGGGCACTATCAGCAGGCCTGGACGACAAAGTCGGCAGAGCTCCAGTCGAGGGATACTGtcttttcgtgatcgtgaaaaggACTCGTCCCCTCGCTCTCCCCGCACTGAGAAACCTTTGCCCAAAGAAGACAAG AACAAAGAAGAGGAAAAATCAAAGCCCAAAGTAGAGGAGACAAGTATCTCTGAAGAAACGGAAGACGCCGGAGAACATACCCCACTGGAAGAGTCCGACTCAGAAATGGTGCGCCGTTCAACGCCGCGTAGAGAGAAGGCACAGAAGGAGGACCCTAAGTCAGACAAGAAggaagaccagaagaacaagaaggagGAAGACAAGAAAGAGGAAGCTGCCAAAGAggacaagaagaaagacgacAAGCGAGAAGAGCGCAAGTCCCTCCGACAAAGCCAGAAAGAAGAGGAGAAGAAAGATGAGCACAAGATCAAGAAAGAGGAAAAGGAAGAGAAGAAGGAGGCAAAGAAGGATGAAGGGAAGGTGGTGAGAGTGCTCAGGAAGGATCTGAACGAGAAGGAAGAGGAtgtgaagaaggagaaggaaccTGAAGATCAGAACCAGAAAGATGCCCAGAAAAAAAGG GTAACTCGTCGCAAATCCAACCGCGTTGAAGAGgacaagaaagaagaagatgagaaagaagaggaagaggaaaaaGGCGatgacaaaaagaaagagaagaaggaaAAGGAGAAGAAGCAGCCAGGCAGCACCAAGAAAGAAAAGCCCCCAACAAAGAAAGCAGAGGAAGAAGAGATTGAAGTTAAAGAAGAGAACAAAGA GTCTGAAGATGAAAGTGAAGAGGAAGCTTCTAGCTCTACTGAGGCCCCTGATCAGGAAGATTTGCCTTTGGGCACCAAGCTCAAAGTTCGTTACGGTCGTGGCAGGAATCAGAAAATCTATGAAGCAAAG attGTGGAGCATGGCACAGACGGCCCACGCAGAAACTACCTTGTGCACTATGCTGGTTGGAACACAAG GTATGATGAGTGGGTGAAATCAGATCGCATCATGGCTGTGGTGGACAGGCCAGAGATGACCAAGCTGAAAAGGAAGAGCATGGGCAACAAGTCACCAAAG GGGTCTTCCACACCTCCTCTCACGAAACCTGAGACTCCACCTGTGGTTGTGAAGAAACGGGGCCGCCAACCTTCAGTACAGCAAGTACCATCACCAGGAGGCACTCCCACCACAAAAGCGGCATCGTCTCCCATCCCCAGCGGTGAACCCAAGACTCCAAAGGGCAAGGCTGTGACAACAGGGTCCGGTTCTGCATCAAAGACCAGATCAACACGCTCCAACAGCACTGAGATCAAGCCGGATTCTGTTACGCCCA GTACATCTAAACACCGCATCACAAGGCGGAGTTCGGGGGTGGGTGACTCAGTGGGTGACTTTGCTGCCG GTGATGGTGAGGGAAACTTCGAGTCTGACATGGAGTCAGAAGCTGCCCCACCTTCTGGCGCGGGGGACATCACCTCAGAgcgagaggaggaggaggatacCAAAGAATCAGAACTGGACATCAGTATGGAGGAGCAACAAGAGGAGCCTGCTCCCCCCAAAGAATCGGACCTGGAGACTAAACCCTTACCCACCCAGGAGGAGGAGTCGAGTAAATCAAAGGCAGAAGTTTCCAACACAAAGCAGAACAAGGTGGAAAGCGAACCCCAGCCACAAAGCCTTCCTCTGCCTGAAATGAGCATACCCAAGGAAACGTCATCTCTTCCAGAACTGGCGCTACATTCTGTGGACGTCGCAGCAGCTGCAAAAGAGAGTGTTGAGCATGTCGCAGAACCTGCTAAAGAAGTCCCCCAAAAGCAAGAGCCACTTGTGACTGCGACAGAGGAAGAGAAGAAAGAGGCGGAAAAGGAGGAGTCGACATCTCAACCAGACACAGTGAATGAAGAAGCTGGGGCGAAAGAGGAGCCAAACGTTGTTGCTGAAGATACAGCAAGTCCGGCTCCTACACCTGCCCCGGCTTTAGTAGAGAAACCTGAGGCAACGAAAGCCCCACCTGCAGACGATCCCACCATCCCTCATTTGAAGAAAATAGACGACCTTCCTTCTCCCAATgaaaagaaggagaaggaaaagAACAAGTTCAGCAAGAAGCTCGGTCGTGAGTCCAAGAAGGGCCGTCAGAACGAGATGCGCACTTCGCTGTCAGAAATTCCCACCTTGGAACCCATGACAACACCCCCGGAAGCAAAGCAACCCCCAGCGTCTGATATCACTCCCTCCCCCTATGACTTCAATGATGCGGATGTGGAATCTCCGTCCCCCTGGCAGCCTGAGATCACCAAGAAGTGGGAGCCAAGCAGCAAGCCTCTTCCCCTCTTCCGCGACATTAAGATGGAGTTGAAGAAAAGCCTGGagacggagaagaagaaggtgaagaaaaaagtgaaaaagGCAGCAGAAGAAGCCACAAAAGAGGGGGAGAGTGCACAGTCTGTGACAGAATCTCCAACAAAACTAAACGAGAAGAAATTAAAAGACTTGGCATCATCAGGAGACCTGTCGGAAAAACCGCCACCGAAAAAGAAAGGTCGCAAGAAGAAAATGGTGGATGGGGAGGCAATTAAGCCTGACGTCAGTTCTTACGAAGAAACAGTCAACAGTGTGGTGGAGTCCTTGAAAGCGGATGAGTATGTGCATATTCCTCTTCCACCATCGTTAGAGCCCAAGGAAGAAAAGCCCGTCaaaaagaggaaaagcaaggtgTTAGACTCTGCCTCTCCTGCTAAAGGGGAGGAAAAGGACGCTGATATTAGTAAGAAGGAGCCCGGAAAAGCTGGTAAAGGACTAAAAGGGAAAGTAGGGCGGAAGAAAAAGGACGCAAAAGCTTCTGACAGTGCCATGGATCACAGTGCCGACCCCGTTCCCTTACCCTTCTCGTCATTTGATTCTCAGAACGCTGTGAGCCAGCCACAGCAGGACAAGACACCAAGTGCACAGCTCTTAGAACCTGTGGCTGCTAAGCAGCCTCGTGTGGAAGCTGAGCTTCcgttattatcatcatcgtcttcTCCGTTTGGTGCTTGTGCACCAGGATTCGGTACAGTTGACCCCCAAGCAGGCCCCTCAGGCTTGCAAATTCTCAGCATGGCTTCCATTCGGCCATTGCCCAGCACTTCAGATACCCCAGGTAGTGGGTCAGGTGAAAGGTTAGCCCCGTCGTTAGAAGGCCGCAATGAGGTGGTGAAACAGGCCGGGGCAGAGCCTCGTGCGGACTTTGCAGGGGATGTGCCCAGAGCACCCTGCGGTGGCGGTGTGGGCAATACAGTACTAGACAACACTCCCCCGACCACACCAGAGAACGATCTGGACGAAGCCAACTCTGCCTCCTCTTCCTGCGAAGGTCACGATCATCTCAAGGAGGACTTGTTCAGTTTAGATTCCGGGGAAAGGACTTCCAAAGGGGGCAGCGAGTCCCCGCCCGGTTGTGACTTTAGCTTGAGTAGCACGTCCAGTGAGAACCTGCCCTCCAGCAGTAGCGGTGTCCAGTGCGGCGGGAAACCCTTGCAGTCGTCGGAAACGGTCAGCACCAAGAGGAAACAGAAGGACGACAGTGCTGCTCCGGCCAAAAAGAGGAAGAAGCTTGCTAGCAGGACCACCAGGGGAGACCGCAGCAAGAAGCCACCCAAGT TTGGAGATGATGACTCGCAGAGTCGTTCACCTTTCCATCAGAATGGTGACAGTATGAGCGGCCTGCCTTCACAAGGGAGTGTCAGTGATACCCTCAAGAATTCTACACCACGCCCACAGAAGTTCCACTTTGCGGACG ACCTTGGAGAGTACCTCAAGGGAGAGTCACGCATCCAGTTTCTGTTGGACAAAATGAAGGAGGTTCGCAAGGTTTACCAGGGCATCAAATCTGAAATTGCGGGCATTGATCGCAAACGGAAGCGAGCTCGGCGCAgggaaaaggagagagaaa GCTCCCAAGCATCAGCCGGTGAAAGAGATGCGTCCTGA